A DNA window from Acidimicrobiia bacterium contains the following coding sequences:
- a CDS encoding acyl-CoA dehydrogenase family protein encodes MSLAATTTASAERRDLLESLRETARVVLGRESASERVRGLLDDPVGHDPALWATMADLGWLGLHAPESLGGSGAGFGELAVVAEELGRHLTPSPFLGSAVLATSALLEAGDTPATREWVPRLCEGSAIGAAVLTGSDGAVGADTVDLRLGGGRLSGTAGYVIDAAAADLLIVGALSPDDSGDGVVCALPTSRGGIDMTPVPTVDATRRLATLTFADVEVRDAEILASGRVASALCGRLLDLAAVGLALDAAGGARHTLEQTVAYAGEREQFGRRIGSFQAVKHICANMLIAVEGAAAASSRAVEAVERDSTAVPEASSTAKSHALESYVAVAGDAVQVHGGVGFTWEFDCHLFLKRALLGRSMFGDTRYHRERLAALLDPRG; translated from the coding sequence ATGAGCCTCGCGGCGACGACCACAGCCTCCGCCGAGCGTAGGGATCTCCTCGAGAGCCTCCGCGAAACAGCGCGCGTAGTCCTCGGGCGCGAGTCCGCCTCCGAGCGCGTGCGAGGTTTGCTGGACGACCCCGTCGGTCACGATCCCGCGCTGTGGGCGACGATGGCGGATCTCGGATGGCTGGGGCTCCACGCTCCCGAGTCGCTCGGGGGATCCGGGGCGGGTTTCGGCGAACTGGCGGTCGTCGCCGAGGAGCTCGGACGCCATCTCACGCCCTCACCGTTCCTCGGCTCCGCAGTTCTGGCCACGTCGGCGCTCCTCGAAGCGGGCGACACACCGGCAACCCGGGAGTGGGTCCCCCGGTTGTGTGAGGGCAGCGCCATCGGAGCGGCCGTGCTCACGGGATCCGATGGCGCGGTCGGCGCCGACACGGTCGACCTCCGTCTCGGCGGCGGACGCCTGAGCGGAACCGCGGGCTATGTCATCGACGCGGCTGCCGCCGATCTTCTCATCGTCGGTGCACTGTCGCCTGACGACAGCGGTGACGGTGTCGTGTGCGCGTTGCCGACGAGCCGCGGTGGAATCGACATGACGCCCGTGCCGACCGTCGATGCCACCCGTCGCCTCGCCACCCTGACCTTCGCCGATGTCGAGGTCCGCGACGCCGAGATCCTGGCGTCCGGGCGCGTTGCGTCGGCGCTTTGCGGCCGCCTCCTGGACCTGGCGGCGGTCGGCCTGGCGCTCGACGCAGCCGGCGGCGCCCGCCACACACTGGAACAGACCGTCGCCTACGCAGGCGAACGCGAGCAGTTCGGCCGCCGGATCGGATCGTTCCAGGCCGTGAAGCACATCTGCGCCAACATGCTGATCGCCGTGGAAGGCGCAGCGGCGGCATCGAGCCGTGCCGTCGAAGCAGTCGAGCGCGATTCCACCGCCGTCCCCGAAGCTTCGTCGACAGCCAAGAGCCACGCTCTCGAGTCGTACGTCGCGGTCGCGGGCGACGCCGTTCAGGTCCACGGTGGTGTGGGATTCACCTGGGAGTTCGACTGCCACCTCTTCCTCAAGAGAGCACTCCTGGGGCGCTCCATGTTCGGCGACACCCGCTACCACCGCGAGCGCCTCGCAGCGCTCCTCGATCCGAGAGGCTGA
- a CDS encoding NAD-dependent epimerase/dehydratase family protein — translation MRILVTGAAGVFGRHIAGRLHRQGATVVGYARHRPTGLPDVEYVEGDIRDRTSLTAAMEGCDAVAHVAWAVTPLRSRTETRDVNVGGTANVLEAMDRTGCPRLVFSSSVLAYGPRPDHPAALKETDERRPLTHELYAAHKAEAEDLIENSGVDAVVTRTAPVVGRSVDNYGAEIFGSPVLVAVTGDTTRFQFIHEEDATRFHAEACLGERTGIVNLGTDNVLGIDDVGRILGRRVLRVSEGFLRRLVSSGWERGLLPVDPDSLDGLRWMPVVDTTRLRDEWGFRCAWTGTEALEDLARVSTRFWFLGNRKVDVPWRLRWAPVDVVPDMAPADGGPLEPAGADSDVGSLDTLVDPRFPIYTAANLGEAFPGPMTPLSLDLNMTTMRGCADHTARMLGLVDPAATELRARPVGSFAHRMYGNVSVLREMAKSLPGSSPEEFDRQYLGIDRPSPPKTSPTAAELLHAARLMARVLPVQWGFEREVSRLVAQAHNQQTTDHEVASLADERLVARIGLLHDLVVQAWNTATTGNLLASGFLAVLERVGGEHAVSGLRGDASELESAEAVRGVRRLADELLADTSLHAELKGKEPDEALRVLHTSGGGLAARFDALVDQVGHRGPGETELANSVFADRPEILLDSVLKAADAPQRFDASPVEVSLPLRAITQGALGAVRRRERARDAAMRFQHSLRTAVREHGRRLASAGEIDDPDGVFYLLFNELEHPPKDAAHLVAERRSEQDRLAALALPAQFEGSWVSEGTASDELDVGSALTGIAAAPGSARGRVRVVDDATSFDLEPGEVLVARVTDTGWTPLFAFAAAVVTDIGGLASHPAIVAREYGIPAVVNTGTASTQLRDGQQVEVDGTAGTVTVVTLDEE, via the coding sequence ATGAGGATTCTCGTGACAGGCGCCGCCGGCGTCTTCGGCCGCCACATCGCGGGGCGACTACACCGGCAGGGGGCAACCGTCGTGGGATACGCGCGCCACCGCCCTACGGGCCTTCCCGATGTTGAGTACGTGGAAGGTGATATCCGCGATCGGACGTCGCTCACGGCGGCCATGGAGGGGTGTGATGCCGTCGCCCATGTGGCCTGGGCGGTGACACCACTCCGCAGCCGCACGGAGACCCGCGACGTCAACGTCGGCGGTACGGCCAACGTTCTGGAGGCCATGGACCGTACGGGGTGCCCTCGACTCGTCTTCTCGTCGTCGGTTCTGGCCTACGGCCCTCGCCCCGACCATCCCGCCGCCCTGAAGGAGACGGACGAGCGCCGGCCGCTGACCCACGAGCTCTATGCGGCGCACAAGGCCGAGGCCGAGGATCTCATCGAGAATTCGGGTGTCGACGCCGTCGTGACGAGGACGGCTCCGGTCGTCGGCCGGTCTGTCGACAACTACGGCGCCGAGATCTTCGGCTCACCTGTTCTCGTGGCAGTCACCGGCGACACCACACGGTTCCAGTTCATCCACGAGGAGGACGCCACACGCTTCCACGCCGAGGCCTGTCTCGGTGAGCGTACCGGCATCGTGAATCTGGGAACCGACAACGTGCTCGGGATCGACGACGTGGGTCGCATTCTCGGCCGACGCGTCCTACGGGTTTCCGAGGGATTCCTCCGTAGGCTCGTGTCGAGTGGTTGGGAGCGTGGGCTGCTCCCGGTAGACCCCGACAGCCTCGACGGTCTCCGCTGGATGCCCGTGGTGGACACGACCCGCCTACGCGACGAGTGGGGATTCCGGTGCGCGTGGACCGGAACCGAGGCGCTCGAGGACCTGGCTCGGGTGTCGACACGCTTCTGGTTCCTCGGAAACCGCAAGGTCGACGTGCCGTGGCGTCTCCGATGGGCACCGGTCGACGTGGTGCCCGACATGGCTCCGGCGGACGGTGGCCCACTGGAGCCGGCAGGAGCGGACAGCGACGTCGGGTCGCTCGACACGCTCGTGGACCCACGCTTCCCGATCTACACAGCGGCGAACCTGGGAGAGGCCTTTCCGGGCCCGATGACGCCGTTGTCTCTCGACCTCAACATGACGACGATGCGCGGGTGCGCCGACCACACAGCGCGCATGCTCGGTTTGGTCGACCCGGCGGCCACCGAGTTGCGGGCGCGTCCGGTCGGATCGTTCGCTCACCGGATGTACGGCAACGTGAGTGTGCTGCGTGAGATGGCGAAGTCGCTCCCGGGCTCGAGCCCTGAGGAGTTCGACCGCCAGTACCTGGGGATCGACAGGCCGTCACCTCCGAAGACGTCGCCGACCGCTGCGGAGTTGCTCCACGCGGCACGCCTCATGGCGCGCGTCCTGCCGGTGCAGTGGGGCTTCGAGAGGGAGGTGAGCCGACTGGTGGCCCAGGCCCACAACCAGCAGACGACCGATCACGAGGTGGCGTCCCTTGCCGACGAGCGACTCGTGGCACGTATCGGGCTGCTCCACGACCTCGTGGTGCAGGCGTGGAACACCGCCACGACCGGGAACCTGCTTGCGAGCGGGTTCCTGGCCGTCCTCGAGCGGGTCGGCGGCGAGCATGCCGTGTCCGGCCTGCGCGGGGACGCGAGTGAACTCGAGAGCGCCGAGGCGGTGCGCGGTGTGCGACGTCTCGCCGACGAACTCCTCGCCGACACCTCACTCCACGCGGAGCTGAAGGGAAAGGAGCCCGACGAGGCGCTACGGGTCCTTCACACATCGGGAGGAGGCCTCGCCGCCCGCTTCGACGCACTCGTCGACCAGGTCGGTCACCGCGGGCCCGGCGAGACCGAGCTCGCGAACAGCGTGTTCGCCGATCGTCCCGAGATCCTCCTGGACTCCGTCCTCAAGGCGGCCGACGCGCCCCAGCGTTTCGATGCTTCCCCCGTGGAGGTCTCGCTCCCTCTCCGCGCGATCACGCAGGGAGCTCTCGGGGCTGTTCGTCGCCGCGAGCGCGCACGCGACGCAGCGATGCGGTTCCAACACAGCCTCCGTACGGCGGTTCGCGAGCATGGCCGACGCCTCGCTTCTGCCGGAGAGATCGACGACCCCGACGGTGTCTTCTACCTGCTGTTCAACGAGCTCGAGCACCCGCCGAAAGACGCAGCGCACCTCGTTGCCGAGCGACGCAGCGAACAGGATCGGTTGGCAGCGCTCGCACTTCCTGCACAGTTCGAGGGCAGCTGGGTCAGCGAGGGAACGGCCTCCGACGAACTGGACGTGGGCTCGGCGCTCACGGGAATCGCCGCGGCGCCGGGATCGGCCCGAGGGCGCGTGCGAGTCGTCGACGACGCCACGTCCTTCGATCTCGAACCGGGAGAGGTGCTCGTCGCTCGAGTCACCGACACCGGCTGGACCCCTCTGTTCGCCTTCGCAGCAGCCGTGGTCACCGACATCGGCGGGCTGGCGTCCCATCCTGCCATCGTTGCCCGCGAGTACGGGATCCCCGCCGTCGTGAACACGGGCACGGCGAGCACGCAGCTGCGTGACGGTCAGCAGGTGGAGGTCGACGGCACCGCCGGCACGGTGACGGTGGTGACCCTGGATGAGGAATAG
- a CDS encoding SDR family oxidoreductase gives MDVVSSLEGHTAVVVGASSGMGCGVVRYLATEGANVLAAARRADRLDELVGSLAGVAGSVTAIPADVTLRRDVDSLFERAEAADPPFDIVVNTAGAVAYSDFVEQSEDDWEMLIATNLTGSLRVSQAALRHLLPRDTGRIVHVTSVAATTPVPGMAVYCATKAAVSQFLSALRGEIGTTGVRVTEFEVGATEGTEMGRGIHDRSETMMERMVRFAGAEHRMTVEDVAATVVAVLEAPRGSRVDHIRLREPSDIPT, from the coding sequence GTGGACGTCGTGAGCAGCCTGGAAGGTCACACGGCCGTGGTTGTGGGCGCGTCCTCGGGGATGGGGTGCGGCGTGGTCCGGTACCTGGCCACCGAGGGGGCGAACGTCCTGGCCGCCGCGCGACGCGCCGACCGCCTCGACGAACTGGTCGGCTCGCTGGCCGGCGTAGCCGGTTCGGTGACTGCAATTCCGGCCGACGTGACTCTTCGACGCGACGTCGATTCGCTCTTCGAGCGGGCGGAGGCTGCCGATCCCCCGTTCGACATCGTGGTGAACACGGCCGGAGCCGTCGCGTACTCCGATTTCGTCGAGCAGTCCGAAGACGACTGGGAGATGTTGATTGCAACGAATCTCACGGGTTCCTTGCGCGTGTCGCAGGCGGCGCTTCGTCACCTACTCCCGCGCGACACCGGGCGGATCGTCCACGTCACGTCGGTTGCCGCCACGACGCCTGTCCCGGGAATGGCCGTCTACTGCGCCACGAAGGCAGCCGTTTCGCAGTTCCTGTCAGCGCTGCGCGGCGAGATCGGCACGACGGGCGTGCGCGTCACGGAGTTCGAGGTCGGAGCAACCGAGGGAACCGAGATGGGTCGTGGAATCCACGATCGTTCCGAGACGATGATGGAGCGCATGGTGCGTTTTGCCGGCGCCGAGCACCGAATGACCGTCGAGGACGTTGCCGCCACCGTTGTTGCGGTTCTCGAGGCGCCGCGAGGCTCGCGAGTCGACCACATCCGCCTCCGGGAACCGTCCGACATTCCGACCTGA
- a CDS encoding ferredoxin, with amino-acid sequence MALEVTIDEAACMSARECSFYAPGVFSNDEDNNGIAYVTDVNGEPEDKILEAARRCPNFAISVVKDGEKIA; translated from the coding sequence GTGGCTCTGGAAGTGACGATCGACGAAGCAGCCTGCATGAGCGCGCGCGAGTGCTCGTTCTACGCCCCGGGCGTCTTTTCGAACGACGAGGACAACAACGGCATCGCCTACGTCACCGACGTGAACGGTGAGCCCGAGGACAAGATCCTCGAGGCGGCGCGTCGGTGCCCCAACTTCGCCATCAGTGTCGTGAAGGACGGCGAGAAGATCGCCTGA
- a CDS encoding enoyl-CoA hydratase/isomerase family protein, with protein sequence MSDVLVRDEGAVRVISFNRPDRHNALSDELLASWRSVLAETFRERSVRCIVLRGEGPSFCSGRDLEQLGARDAGQSDFAFILDEQREAFALREAPQPVVVALHGHVIGGAFELALHADVRIAAANAEMSLPEIKLGLVPDIGGVDALHHLVGPSRTKRLVMTGEVIDATTALGWGAVDEVVEPADLDGRVLEIASRLASAPPQAVQRAKRMINAITDAAVQAGLRRQLRAQVDLFAGAEHREIRAGLHDQSE encoded by the coding sequence GTGAGCGACGTGCTCGTGCGCGACGAGGGCGCCGTGCGGGTGATCTCGTTCAACCGACCCGACCGCCACAACGCTCTGAGTGACGAGCTCCTGGCTAGTTGGCGGAGCGTGCTGGCCGAGACGTTCCGGGAGCGGTCGGTGCGCTGCATCGTCCTGCGCGGAGAGGGGCCCTCGTTCTGCTCCGGTCGCGACCTCGAACAGCTCGGCGCGCGGGACGCCGGCCAGAGTGACTTCGCCTTCATCCTGGATGAGCAGCGCGAGGCATTCGCCCTACGCGAAGCTCCGCAACCCGTCGTGGTGGCGCTCCACGGGCACGTGATCGGTGGAGCGTTCGAGCTGGCGTTGCACGCCGACGTACGGATCGCGGCCGCGAACGCAGAGATGAGCCTTCCCGAGATCAAGCTCGGCCTCGTTCCCGACATCGGGGGTGTCGACGCGCTGCACCACCTGGTGGGGCCGTCGAGGACGAAGCGGCTCGTGATGACCGGTGAGGTGATCGACGCCACCACAGCTCTGGGCTGGGGCGCCGTCGACGAGGTCGTCGAGCCCGCCGATCTCGACGGGCGCGTGCTCGAGATCGCGTCCCGACTCGCCTCCGCTCCCCCACAGGCCGTGCAGCGGGCCAAGAGGATGATCAATGCCATCACCGACGCGGCGGTACAGGCCGGACTTCGCCGGCAGCTCCGTGCGCAGGTCGATCTCTTCGCCGGTGCGGAACACCGCGAGATTCGCGCCGGGCTGCACGATCAGTCGGAATAG
- a CDS encoding SDR family oxidoreductase, protein MDLGLQDRVVLVCGASEGMGRGSAEVLGAEGARLALVARTAETLEKTGASIAGTGADVATFPADFLDPDEVVRAVAEVHGHFGRIDALVNVIGACEVVPEFEDRTDAVWHLAIDSVLMAAVRACREVVPLMKAQGGGAIVNISAMSVRHYIPRIAHYSAAKAALAHFTKNMAQEFAHDGIRTNAVMPGWIASESVLANLEGRLETYGLDTVEEYFPIGNERMGHLTWADRWGMPEEIGNVVAFLLSERASYVNGALVNVDGGSGF, encoded by the coding sequence GTGGATCTCGGACTCCAGGACAGAGTGGTGCTCGTGTGCGGCGCCAGCGAGGGTATGGGCCGCGGTTCCGCCGAGGTTCTCGGTGCCGAGGGTGCGCGCCTGGCCCTCGTCGCCCGCACAGCCGAGACTCTGGAGAAGACGGGGGCGAGTATCGCAGGGACCGGTGCCGACGTGGCGACGTTCCCCGCCGACTTCCTCGACCCCGACGAGGTCGTTCGCGCCGTCGCCGAGGTCCACGGTCACTTCGGCCGGATCGACGCCCTCGTCAACGTGATCGGGGCCTGCGAGGTCGTCCCCGAGTTCGAGGACCGCACCGATGCCGTGTGGCATCTGGCCATCGACTCCGTGCTCATGGCGGCCGTGCGCGCGTGCCGGGAGGTTGTACCCCTGATGAAGGCCCAGGGAGGCGGCGCCATCGTCAACATCTCCGCCATGTCGGTGCGCCACTACATCCCGCGCATCGCCCATTACTCGGCTGCCAAGGCGGCGCTGGCGCACTTCACGAAGAACATGGCTCAGGAGTTCGCGCACGACGGCATCCGCACGAACGCCGTGATGCCGGGGTGGATCGCCTCCGAGAGCGTGCTGGCGAACCTCGAGGGGAGGCTCGAGACCTACGGGCTCGACACCGTCGAGGAGTACTTCCCGATCGGTAACGAGCGTATGGGCCATCTCACCTGGGCCGACCGCTGGGGCATGCCCGAGGAGATCGGCAACGTCGTGGCCTTCCTCCTCTCGGAACGGGCGAGCTACGTGAACGGCGCGCTCGTGAACGTCGACGGTGGCTCGGGCTTCTGA
- a CDS encoding cytochrome P450: MTPENPHTFNPTDPIDAEDPYDELEELRRTCPVSEPLPGVKFVTRFEDVAHVFRDWETYSNAGGLRLSGDKPPEKQTLNEIDPPRHGPIRRIMLTSLAPARIRSAEPYIRDLAAKTVDAFAGTGHADLVEDLAVPLPSTVITHMLGVPESDREQFHAWTADMVEDKATSEGGRRQRAEVEEAFDAYIQDQIDQRRAMDEPPEDIISTMMTEELSNGTYLTDQEIVTQVRFALMAGNETTTNLTANLLYELIREPERYERVRNDRDLIPIAIEESLRHDSPVQLMMRTATGDTELAGCPISEKERVILSMGSANRDTDVFGPDADQFNLDRGLVKNHLAFGLGAHLCIGAPLARLQVTIALEALLDRVADPRIADDFVYEKVRFFGFRAPQHLPVTFTPS, translated from the coding sequence ATGACCCCCGAGAACCCACACACCTTCAACCCCACGGATCCGATCGACGCAGAGGATCCATACGACGAGCTCGAGGAGCTGCGCAGGACGTGCCCCGTGAGCGAACCGCTTCCGGGCGTGAAGTTCGTCACCCGCTTCGAGGATGTCGCGCACGTGTTCCGCGACTGGGAGACCTACTCCAACGCGGGCGGGCTGCGGCTCAGTGGCGACAAGCCCCCGGAGAAGCAGACTCTGAACGAGATCGATCCACCCCGCCACGGCCCGATCCGCCGCATCATGCTGACGTCCCTCGCCCCGGCCCGGATCCGCAGCGCGGAGCCCTACATCCGAGATCTGGCGGCGAAGACCGTCGACGCCTTCGCGGGCACCGGGCACGCCGACCTCGTGGAGGACCTGGCAGTCCCTCTCCCCTCCACCGTCATCACGCACATGCTGGGTGTACCGGAGTCCGACCGGGAGCAGTTCCACGCCTGGACGGCCGACATGGTCGAGGACAAGGCGACCTCGGAGGGTGGGCGACGTCAGCGTGCCGAAGTCGAGGAGGCCTTCGACGCGTACATCCAGGATCAGATCGACCAGCGACGGGCGATGGACGAACCACCCGAGGACATCATCTCGACGATGATGACCGAGGAACTGTCGAACGGGACGTACCTGACGGACCAGGAGATCGTCACACAGGTCCGGTTCGCGTTGATGGCCGGCAACGAGACGACCACCAACCTGACGGCCAATCTCCTCTACGAGCTGATCCGCGAGCCGGAGCGCTACGAGCGCGTCCGCAACGATCGCGATCTGATCCCCATCGCCATCGAGGAGTCACTACGCCACGACTCCCCCGTTCAGCTGATGATGCGGACAGCCACCGGAGACACGGAGCTCGCCGGGTGTCCGATCTCCGAGAAGGAGCGCGTCATCCTCAGTATGGGCTCGGCGAACCGTGACACCGACGTGTTCGGGCCCGATGCCGACCAGTTCAACCTCGACCGTGGGCTCGTGAAGAACCACCTGGCATTCGGGTTGGGTGCGCATCTCTGCATCGGGGCGCCACTCGCACGCCTCCAGGTGACGATCGCTCTCGAGGCACTGCTCGACCGCGTCGCGGACCCCCGGATCGCCGACGACTTCGTCTACGAGAAGGTCCGGTTCTTCGGATTCCGGGCGCCACAGCACCTTCCGGTGACCTTCACGCCGAGCTGA
- a CDS encoding enoyl-CoA hydratase-related protein: MADRSSDHDSTGTVHVDRDGEVLRLRIDRPRVRNALDQASLEMMADEVQATINDDTTRVIALTGEGGHFCAGIDLPSVNTKGERRPRTGHVERGIDVGAHRLVRNLWRSRLPVVAAVQGHAAGLGCQLALACDFVLVSPTARFSEPFVQRGLSPDSGGTFLLPRLVGLARAKTMLLLGEVIDGTQAAEWGLVHRLVPDDELDAASEELVQRCAAMPTVAVGLAKDLVHSSLEHTFEQALADEARTEELPIRSADFKEGLAAFMDRRDPEFEGR, encoded by the coding sequence ATGGCCGACAGATCATCCGACCACGATTCAACGGGAACGGTCCACGTCGATCGCGATGGCGAGGTCCTTCGCCTGCGCATCGACCGGCCACGGGTCCGCAATGCGTTGGACCAGGCGTCTCTCGAGATGATGGCCGACGAGGTCCAGGCGACGATCAACGATGACACCACGCGCGTCATCGCTCTCACCGGCGAAGGTGGGCACTTCTGCGCCGGCATCGACCTCCCGTCGGTGAACACGAAGGGCGAACGGCGTCCGCGCACCGGTCACGTGGAGCGGGGTATCGACGTCGGTGCACACCGTCTGGTGCGAAACCTCTGGCGTTCCCGCCTTCCGGTCGTGGCGGCGGTGCAGGGGCACGCCGCCGGGCTGGGCTGTCAGCTCGCGCTGGCCTGCGACTTCGTGTTGGTGTCGCCGACAGCGCGTTTCTCCGAGCCGTTCGTCCAGCGCGGCCTCTCCCCCGACTCTGGCGGCACGTTCCTGCTCCCACGACTCGTGGGCCTGGCTCGGGCGAAGACGATGTTGCTTCTCGGCGAGGTGATCGACGGGACGCAAGCCGCCGAGTGGGGGTTGGTCCACCGGCTCGTGCCCGACGACGAACTCGACGCGGCCTCAGAGGAGCTCGTGCAGCGTTGTGCAGCGATGCCGACGGTCGCGGTGGGTCTCGCCAAGGACCTCGTGCACAGCTCGCTCGAGCACACCTTCGAACAGGCCCTGGCCGACGAAGCCCGCACCGAGGAACTCCCGATCCGCAGCGCCGACTTCAAGGAGGGACTGGCCGCCTTCATGGACAGGCGTGATCCGGAGTTCGAGGGACGCTGA
- a CDS encoding pyridoxamine 5'-phosphate oxidase family protein: MGIRLTVDEAWDFVESAHTGVFTTLRTDGVPVSLPVWFVVDDRRIWMQTPEGSKKVGRVTRDGRSSFVVESGERWTELKAVSLTGAAEVVSDESTAERAVSLLTAKYAEFGIPSASVPDAAKKHYARPAVICFTPDDRLLTWDNAKLRLTS; this comes from the coding sequence GTGGGCATCCGACTGACGGTTGACGAAGCCTGGGACTTCGTGGAGTCCGCCCACACCGGCGTGTTCACCACTCTGCGGACCGACGGCGTGCCTGTGTCACTTCCGGTGTGGTTCGTCGTGGACGACCGCCGCATCTGGATGCAGACGCCCGAAGGGTCGAAGAAGGTCGGCCGTGTCACGCGTGACGGACGGTCGTCGTTCGTCGTCGAATCGGGTGAGCGCTGGACCGAGCTGAAGGCCGTGTCGCTCACCGGCGCCGCCGAGGTCGTGTCCGACGAGAGCACAGCAGAGCGCGCTGTGTCGCTGCTCACGGCGAAGTACGCCGAGTTCGGGATTCCGTCGGCATCCGTTCCCGACGCCGCGAAGAAGCACTACGCCAGGCCGGCCGTCATCTGCTTCACACCTGACGACCGCCTGCTCACCTGGGACAACGCCAAGCTACGCCTCACCAGCTGA
- a CDS encoding enoyl-CoA hydratase/isomerase family protein, protein MDVPGLRYSVDAGVASIVIDRPERANALTMEMYEALNCSLWEAELDDSADVITITATGDEYFVPGGDLSSGADDWERDVSGRLAHVEGDFPYPTFERISKIVITGVNGMCQAAGIVIVLVSDLVVASENASFKVPEALRGLVEPFVPARLPSHVGLAKARWMMYTGEEMSAVDAERFGLVGKVVPHDDLGAAVDDAVAAVRRTGPEARARYKRLLTEAQPPFRYEEFFDQMRSPEAVEGMRSFTEKRPPSWRPTSD, encoded by the coding sequence GTGGACGTGCCCGGGCTCCGCTACAGCGTCGACGCGGGCGTGGCGTCCATCGTCATCGACCGGCCCGAAAGGGCCAATGCCCTGACGATGGAGATGTACGAAGCCCTGAACTGCAGTCTCTGGGAGGCCGAGCTCGACGACTCGGCCGACGTCATCACGATCACCGCCACCGGCGACGAGTACTTCGTCCCGGGCGGCGACCTCTCGTCGGGAGCCGACGACTGGGAGAGAGACGTTTCCGGGCGTCTCGCCCACGTGGAGGGCGACTTCCCCTACCCCACGTTCGAGCGGATCTCCAAGATCGTCATCACAGGTGTGAACGGAATGTGCCAGGCGGCCGGCATCGTGATCGTACTCGTGAGCGACCTCGTGGTGGCCTCGGAGAACGCGAGTTTCAAGGTTCCCGAGGCCCTCCGCGGCCTCGTCGAGCCGTTCGTGCCGGCCCGCCTCCCCTCCCACGTCGGACTCGCGAAGGCGCGGTGGATGATGTATACGGGCGAGGAAATGAGCGCCGTCGACGCCGAACGCTTCGGTCTCGTCGGGAAGGTTGTCCCGCACGACGATCTCGGTGCCGCCGTCGACGACGCTGTTGCGGCGGTGCGCCGCACCGGGCCTGAGGCCCGTGCCCGCTACAAGCGGCTGCTCACCGAGGCACAGCCCCCGTTCCGCTACGAGGAGTTCTTCGACCAGATGCGCTCGCCCGAGGCAGTCGAGGGGATGCGCAGCTTCACCGAGAAGCGCCCGCCCTCGTGGCGTCCCACGTCCGACTGA
- a CDS encoding ABC transporter substrate-binding protein: MANDTIPDVRPYRIGVVDDLPTLRAAFGDDFMHGVELAVADAFESGLVDRPVELVRREAIAQPWNDARPVIDAVVDLAENEHVLGIAGPMTSDNSLAVLPEVERTGVPTMSICGSQGFLGDFAFSLPNGGLAEEPWLMASWLRNEGHRRVVVMKDAPSQIGEEYDRNFQFAAADKGLTIVGTAPVAPAADLDQIRPALAALHDLAPDALVYFGLGQLTRKSAPAFEELAWDPPRIMTTAFVGADMNPDKARRLNGWVGVDQYHEGNEVFQKVEGRWQKRFGERPRGCAATVGYDVGNVLARGLGRMRIATPKGLRDALETINSLPSCTGGPGTVISFGPRDHRGYKGADYLLLRRAENGETSLVGTVPVTGDPSGYSD, encoded by the coding sequence ATGGCGAACGACACGATTCCCGACGTGAGGCCCTACCGGATCGGTGTCGTGGACGATCTGCCCACGTTGCGCGCGGCATTCGGCGACGACTTCATGCACGGGGTCGAGCTCGCAGTCGCGGACGCCTTCGAGTCGGGGCTGGTCGACCGCCCCGTGGAGCTCGTCCGGCGCGAGGCGATCGCCCAACCGTGGAACGACGCCCGTCCCGTCATCGACGCAGTGGTCGATCTCGCCGAAAACGAACACGTGCTCGGAATCGCGGGTCCGATGACCTCCGACAACTCTCTGGCGGTGCTGCCGGAGGTGGAGCGCACGGGTGTGCCGACCATGTCGATCTGCGGCTCGCAGGGATTCCTCGGTGACTTCGCCTTCTCCCTCCCCAACGGCGGGCTCGCGGAGGAGCCCTGGTTGATGGCGTCGTGGCTGCGAAACGAGGGGCACCGGCGAGTCGTCGTCATGAAGGACGCACCCTCGCAGATCGGTGAGGAGTACGACCGGAACTTCCAGTTCGCCGCGGCCGACAAGGGGCTCACGATCGTCGGCACCGCGCCGGTCGCTCCAGCCGCCGACCTCGACCAGATTCGGCCCGCACTGGCCGCACTCCATGATCTCGCGCCCGATGCTCTCGTCTACTTCGGTCTCGGTCAGCTCACGCGGAAGTCCGCGCCGGCGTTCGAGGAATTGGCGTGGGACCCGCCGCGCATCATGACCACGGCATTCGTGGGCGCCGACATGAACCCCGACAAGGCCCGCCGCCTCAACGGGTGGGTGGGTGTGGACCAGTACCACGAGGGCAACGAGGTGTTCCAGAAGGTCGAGGGGCGTTGGCAGAAGCGTTTCGGCGAGCGCCCGCGAGGCTGCGCCGCGACGGTCGGCTACGACGTGGGGAACGTCCTCGCTCGCGGCCTGGGTCGTATGCGGATCGCCACACCGAAAGGCCTACGTGACGCCCTCGAGACGATCAACAGCCTCCCGTCGTGCACGGGCGGTCCCGGAACGGTCATCTCCTTCGGGCCACGCGACCATCGCGGCTACAAGGGCGCCGACTACCTGCTCCTGCGCAGGGCCGAGAACGGCGAGACGTCGTTGGTGGGAACGGTGCCGGTCACCGGCGATCCTTCGGGCTATTCCGACTGA